The region TATCCTTCATCATTCCGCTGCCGTAGTAGACACCCGGTTTGGGTCTCGGATCGCATTCGAAGTCGCCCACGTACCAGCTGCATATGTAGCAGAGGGGATCGCTGTCTTCTGGAGCAGCCTCGACGGGCATCTGATCAGCCTCGTCTATCCCGTCCATCCTCTCGTCGGTTGGTCTCTTTTCtggccttctccttgtctcGTTGCTCGATACTGCTCAGCTCCACCCCTCAGGAGTTTTAAGGAAAACGATGAAACTCAACGAGTTGTGATCAATTCCGAGCCAATAGGCTTATATGGCAGGCATGGCATGATCAGCAACGCACCGACCAGGCTTTTTGAGGTAGAAGATTAAGCACGTCGATTAAGAACCTGGCCGTAATACATGATAGTACCGCCTGGTAGTTGTTTCGTTTTGATTATGGCCTCTTTTGTACCTGAGAAACTATACATAAACTGTCTTATCATTCTTAAAATGAATGGGCTCTCGTCACCTTTCATGTATCTCAACTCAACTGGAATGCTCTCCAATATACTGGTAGGAAAGGGTCATTCTTTTTTGGGTATGGCACCTATGCAGTATACATAGTAATCATCGTCATACTCTTCTCGCGGTAGAGTGCAGCGAGTTATTCCTCCAGTTGTTCCTCGCCTTTGTCCACTCCCGCTCTGGAATTCTTAGCCGAAGAAACCTTGGTCTGTTTGATCTCTGGAAAAAAGGTCTCGCGGAGGACGTCGAGCTCGTCCTGCATTCGATACATCGTTGTGGTCTCTGTAAAGCAATATGCGATAAAGGGGCGTTCACGAAGCTTCTGTTGGTAGGGAAACTGAGTCCGACGGTGGCTGACCACAGCACCTCAACTCACCTCAACTTTGTCCTCGAGTTCGGTCGAATTTCCCTCTACAGGGTCCTAGAGAGCTGTCGTcgggatcttcttcttctcgttttTTATTCATTAGTTTCTTTATCAGGATTTACTCTCCTAACTGGTCAGATATATTTACTGAGTTATATAAACACTTGAGATCTGCATCTCACAGCTTGCGGTTGCACCACTTGATGCGTCAACGTGGACTATAGAGTCTATATCATTGGCGTTATATATTGGGGTTATCTTGCAATGATGTCAAGGTTTTGCTTCGGTGTGAGCAGGACGTGCTATGACCGTTGTGATCGAATATCCCACGGAATACAACCTGCGTAAGTGTTCAAAAGTCCAATGGCGCCTCCAGACGAGTACGTTCCTGATAAGTACATTGTACATAAGCATTGTTGTCAGGTGAAATAAAAAGCCCTAGGCAAGGGAGGTACTTCAGTCAGCCTCAGGCTGCATTGCCCTGCGCTTGCCCAGCTGCGATGTTCTCTTGCTTCAAGTCAATACGTGAAGTGAACATGGTGGGAGCCGACTAGATATTGCTATCATATTCCCAGAATGGCTCAGATTTAGCGCTGAGGATAGGTTGTCGCGCGGCAGGGAGATATATGTTCATTAGATATTTGCAACGCGTTGATGAGATAATGTAAAGGCAGGCCATTACTAGCGTATCATGAGCTCGCAGTGTCATTACCGCTGCTTCCAAAGTTCTCCAAGGCATCCATGAGATTTTCCCAGGCCTCATCCACACTCGTTCCATTTGCAGAACCCGCTATACCACCGAGCACATCACTGATATTCACCCCGCCAATATCGATATCAAACAAATCTCCTAAATTCAGCTCGCTCAATGCGTCAAGGAGACTTCTAAATAACTGCCCAAGATCGACGTTTGTCAGAATCTCGCCTAATCCCCTCAACACGGCGCTCCAGTCAATGTCTTCGAAGATGGCGCCGAGATCGATCTGCGAGATGATCGGGCCGATACTGTCGAATATGGCGTCCCAGTCGATATTAGACAGAAACGAGCCGATGTCGAGTTTCTCGAGGATAGGCTGGAGCTGTTCCGACAGGGAGGACCAGTCTACGCTGCTCACGATGGTGCTGAGCGTCGTTGCAAGCGAGGACCAGTCAATGTCTGCGAGGAAGGATGCTACgccctgcagcagacttGTCCAGTCAATACTTTGTAATATCCCCGCCACGTCGAGGTCCTCAAAAAACGCGCCGAGATCGAGTTGTTCCAGGATACTACCCAGGCCGTGGACGACTTTCGCCCAATCAATCCCCTGTAGGAATTCATTCAGGTCGATGCCGTCGAGCAGCTGTCCCAGATTTAGATTGTTGATGATCTCGCCTACACTCCCAAcaagggaatcaaaatcGACCCCCTCAAACAGAGCCGCAAAGTCGatcttgttgaggatctcCGTCAGGGACTGTATCACACCCTCTGACCCCTCGCCGAGGAAATCGCTAACGGTATCAAGGAGGATCTTGAGGATCGATACTCTGGCTGTGATAGTGAGATCATTCAACACCCGCTCGAAGTAGGGAATGTGCTCGCCGTTGAAGATCGTTTGGTTCCCAGATGCGCTGAGCTCGACCTCGCCGTTCCTGAGCGCGTCTGCTTGCGATGAGAGGATTGAACCGATGTTAGCCAGTGCAGAGGTTATGTCTGCTTTGCCGGTGAAGCCAACGCTGTTGTCTCCTGGGAGGAGGGTAACGTCCGGTAAGAGGGCGGTACCGAGGAATATGTCGCCGGACTTGAGGTTGAGGGTTACGTTTCCCTGTGATGTTAGCAGTGATAGCATGCTGGGCTAACGGAATAAATACCAAAGCAAAAGTGACAACTGAGTGGTTTGGCAGTGTTGCTTTGCCGCGCAGATTTGACCCATCGCCCATGGCCGGGATAAGGAGCGCGGCTTCATCGATGGAGAAACCGCTTAACTTATCGAGTCCTGTCCGATGACGCTCGTCAGTCATGTTTCTCATCCACTTGGAAGCATGACTATTAgtgaaggaaaagaagccaTACCATCCAATTCCACGTCTTTATCCAACGTGAGCCCGGCCTTGATAGCCCCGAGATGCCCCGTAGTCTTGCCCAGCGCAGACAATGTGAATCTTTTTGAATAAACCGCCTTGGTGAGCGCTTTGACGAATTCGTCTTCGTCCCACACCGGTGTGTTCTCGCTGGTAACGGTGAGGTTcgtcttgcccttgatcttgTACTCCGGCACCTGAATGGTCAGGTACGTTATCTCCGGGTCGGAGTCGCGGTTGAAAAGATCTAGCTTGAAGGGATCAAGCCGCACGCTTAGGCCGAGTGGTACGCTAAGTCCTGAGTCGAGGGTGAATGTCAACGCGTCCGGCTTGGGGTTCGTGATGTGCGCGCCGTAGACAGGAAGCGAGGTATCTTCGACAAGGCGCTGGGCTATGGCAGGAATGGCGACGAGGAAGCTATTCGTGCCTGTTAGTCTCAACAATTAACTGCCATGCGAATACGGTTGAACTGGAACATACAAGACCGGCAGAAaaatggcgaggaagatagtGCCGGCGAGAAGGTAACAGCACCAGAATCGTGCAAAATGCCTTTTCAGACGCTGTCGTTTGCCGAGTTTCCCTTTCACGAGGCTGCCACCGCTTGCAAGGGCTTCGACGTGCTCGATTTCTgcgcccttgcccttgacgacGGAACTATTTGCCTTagccgcagcctcagcgGCTTGTTTCTGGGCCTGTCGCGCCTTGTAGGCGTCTCCTACGGCCATAATGCTGGGCCCTGGGGAAGGGTGAGAGGATGGCTTGATCCGGTGATGCCACTTCAAGCTGCAAAGGAAAGGGGCAGGGGAGGGATGCTCGTAGTGGGGTAATATGGGGTTGCCCCGGCCCTGGCAGATGGGTTAGTTATAATCCGGGGTAGGTTACTGACTATACTTATCTGCCTCCACTTCCTCCAATGCCGATCTAGTATCTACTTAATCAATACTTAGCATCAACATGGACGATCGCGCGAACCCCGCGTTGCCCACATCGACGGCTAATCCATAGATTCTGGCCCGCATCATAATCCTTCCTTGGGATAGCAACAGACAGGGGATGACTCGATAGCACGAGTCGAGCGCCAGTGGACCCTGCAAGCTGTCCTGCAGCGATCGCCAATCATGCCAGCGGTGCGGCAATACCGGTCCGCGGCTCGTGTGGCGGAGATATCCATATGATACCGCTGGCTGTCTGTTCCCATGAGACGAAGATGGCTTATAATGGGATCACGCCTGTCGACCGTGCTCAGATCTCGTTACCCCTCTTCTACAGTCCTCTACATTCAAAGCTTAACTGTCTACTAGTTTACCTTTCCAAGGAGAGACCATAACAATGTCGCCTTCTACCCCCTCAAGCGATTCCCATATTCATTCCGAAAAATCCACCCAGTCCGAAACCGACTTGATAGTATCCGCACTCAACAACCCCCAACACATCCAGAAAATTGTCAGTGAAGCCATTATCCTGGGCGGCGGTGCCGCCGCGATTCTCCTGCAAGTTGCGCACCCTGGCGTTGCAAAGGGGGTCAACTACCACAGCAGTTTCGCGACGCGCCCCGTCGACAGACTCAGAACAACAATGACCTACGTCTACAGCATGCTGTTTGGAACACCAgctgagaagaaaaaaatcATCGAGTTGGTGCATCGCGCTCATGCGCCCGTCAAAGGGTCAGACTATGAAGCCGATGATCCCAGTGCGCAGCTCTGGGTTGCGGCCACCTTGTACGCCGTTGGCGTTGACTTGTACGAGTCTATATTCGGCGTTTTGGACGAAGAAACGGCGGAACAGGCATACAGAGAATACGTTGTCCTGGGCGCCTCTCTGCGCGTGCCCGTAGAAATGTGGCCAAAAGACCGCGAGGCCTTCTGGATCTACTGGGACGAGCAGCTCGCGACATTCGACATCTGCGACGAAGCAAAGAACGTCGCGCACGATCTCCTGTATAACCCCAAGATTCCGTTCTACTTCAAAGCACTGATGCCGACGCTGCGTCTTGTTACGG is a window of Aspergillus nidulans FGSC A4 chromosome VI DNA encoding:
- a CDS encoding oxygenase MpaB family protein (transcript_id=CADANIAT00010437), giving the protein MSPSTPSSDSHIHSEKSTQSETDLIVSALNNPQHIQKIVSEAIILGGGAAAILLQVAHPGVAKGVNYHSSFATRPVDRLRTTMTYVYSMLFGTPAEKKKIIELVHRAHAPVKGSDYEADDPSAQLWVAATLYAVGVDLYESIFGVLDEETAEQAYREYVVLGASLRVPVEMWPKDREAFWIYWDEQLATFDICDEAKNVAHDLLYNPKIPFYFKALMPTLRLVTAELLPERLRKEYGLKSSKGRKRLYKSTMAITKATYPFLPRAIRTYPVKFYMKDMRKRMKKYGETQRKI
- a CDS encoding DUF3712 domain-containing protein (transcript_id=CADANIAT00010436); the protein is MAVGDAYKARQAQKQAAEAAAKANSSVVKGKGAEIEHVEALASGGSLVKGKLGKRQRLKRHFARFWCCYLLAGTIFLAIFLPVFFLVAIPAIAQRLVEDTSLPVYGAHITNPKPDALTFTLDSGLSVPLGLSVRLDPFKLDLFNRDSDPEITYLTIQVPEYKIKGKTNLTVTSENTPVWDEDEFVKALTKAVYSKRFTLSALGKTTGHLGAIKAGLTLDKDVELDGLDKLSGFSIDEAALLIPAMGDGSNLRGKATLPNHSVVTFALGNVTLNLKSGDIFLGTALLPDVTLLPGDNSVGFTGKADITSALANIGSILSSQADALRNGEVELSASGNQTIFNGEHIPYFERVLNDLTITARVSILKILLDTVSDFLGEGSEGVIQSLTEILNKIDFAALFEGVDFDSLVGSVGEIINNLNLGQLLDGIDLNEFLQGIDWAKVVHGLGSILEQLDLGAFFEDLDVAGILQSIDWTSLLQGVASFLADIDWSSLATTLSTIVSSVDWSSLSEQLQPILEKLDIGSFLSNIDWDAIFDSIGPIISQIDLGAIFEDIDWSAVLRGLGEILTNVDLGQLFRSLLDALSELNLGDLFDIDIGGVNISDVLGGIAGSANGTSVDEAWENLMDALENFGSSGNDTASS